One stretch of Chthoniobacterales bacterium DNA includes these proteins:
- a CDS encoding ABC transporter ATP-binding protein → MPDPQLIARDLRRSFRIGPRRIEVLRGISLEVAHGEAVFLCGASGAGKTTLLYTLAGLERPESGTVEFEGRRLYTGSSSSQAEMRNRKMGFVFQGYFLLPELTALENVMLPGMINGKRDPAAGAASLGDVGLGDRLHHLPAELSGGEQQRVAIARALTNDPDIIFADEPTGNLDSKTGDTIIDLLLELARSRKKTLLVVTHDTRLAELGDRQLRIVDGVLA, encoded by the coding sequence ATGCCTGACCCGCAACTTATCGCGCGCGATCTGCGGCGCTCTTTTCGGATCGGCCCGCGCCGGATCGAAGTCCTGCGCGGGATCTCCCTGGAGGTTGCCCATGGCGAAGCGGTCTTCCTCTGCGGAGCTTCGGGGGCGGGAAAAACGACGTTGCTCTATACGCTTGCCGGATTGGAGCGGCCTGAATCCGGCACCGTGGAATTTGAAGGGCGCCGGCTCTATACCGGCAGCTCCTCGTCCCAAGCGGAAATGCGGAACCGGAAGATGGGGTTTGTTTTCCAAGGGTATTTTCTGCTCCCGGAATTGACGGCGCTCGAGAACGTCATGTTGCCCGGAATGATCAATGGAAAAAGAGATCCGGCGGCGGGGGCGGCATCGTTGGGGGACGTCGGCCTGGGGGATCGGCTGCACCATCTGCCGGCCGAACTTTCCGGGGGCGAACAGCAGCGGGTCGCTATCGCGCGCGCCCTGACCAACGATCCCGATATCATTTTCGCCGACGAACCGACCGGCAACCTCGATTCGAAGACCGGGGACACGATCATCGATTTGTTGCTGGAGCTGGCGCGGAGCCGGAAAAAAACGCTCCTCGTGGTGACGCACGACACCCGGTTGGCCGAACTCGGTGACCGGCAGCTTCGCATCGTGGATGGCGTCCTCGCCTGA
- the ilvE gene encoding branched-chain-amino-acid transaminase, which produces MLTKTSIGGGAVIDAPEQKKTTAKAPVKPAVDSQKQTAPAPARELTIYLDGKFVPESEAKVSVFDHGLLYGDGIFEGIRFYNGRVFRLEEHHNRLWDSARSICLEIPISREEMTEALLETIRRNGLREGYIRQIVTRGVGNLGLNPALCKRPSVIIIATTIALYPKEVCERGLTVVTCATRRTSAAALNPAVKSLNYLNNVMARIEANLAGADEALMLNDAGNVAECTADNVFIIKRGQIFTPPIAAGALRGITRSVVFDIAAELGLKITETDITRHDVFVADECFLTGTAAELIPVIKADGRMIGNGKPGSITVRMIGRFREMTRETGTPIFA; this is translated from the coding sequence GTGCTAACAAAAACTTCGATTGGTGGTGGAGCGGTCATTGACGCACCGGAACAAAAGAAGACGACGGCGAAAGCTCCGGTTAAGCCTGCGGTTGATTCGCAGAAACAAACGGCGCCTGCCCCCGCGCGCGAACTCACGATCTATCTGGACGGGAAGTTTGTTCCCGAATCCGAGGCCAAAGTTTCCGTGTTTGACCACGGTCTTCTTTATGGCGACGGGATTTTTGAAGGGATCCGCTTTTACAACGGCCGGGTGTTCCGTTTGGAAGAACATCACAACCGCCTCTGGGATTCGGCCCGCTCGATTTGCCTCGAGATCCCGATCTCTCGGGAAGAGATGACCGAGGCCCTGCTCGAGACGATCCGCCGCAACGGGCTGCGCGAAGGTTATATCCGGCAGATCGTCACGCGCGGGGTTGGCAATTTGGGATTGAATCCGGCGCTATGTAAACGGCCGAGCGTCATCATCATCGCGACGACCATCGCTCTTTACCCGAAGGAAGTTTGCGAACGAGGCCTGACGGTGGTGACTTGCGCGACGCGGCGGACGAGCGCGGCGGCTCTGAATCCGGCCGTGAAGTCGCTTAACTATTTGAACAACGTCATGGCGCGGATCGAAGCGAACCTCGCCGGAGCCGATGAAGCGCTCATGCTGAACGACGCCGGCAACGTGGCCGAATGCACGGCCGACAACGTCTTCATCATCAAGCGCGGCCAGATTTTCACTCCGCCCATTGCGGCCGGGGCGCTGCGCGGAATCACCCGCTCGGTGGTATTCGATATCGCCGCGGAACTCGGCCTCAAAATCACCGAGACCGACATTACCCGCCATGATGTGTTCGTCGCGGACGAGTGCTTTTTGACCGGCACCGCGGCGGAATTAATCCCGGTCATCAAAGCCGATGGGCGCATGATTGGAAACGGAAAGCCTGGTTCGATCACGGTGAGAATGATCGGCCGATTCCGGGAAATGACGCGCGAAACCGGCACTCCGATCTTTGCCTGA
- a CDS encoding tRNA (cytidine(34)-2'-O)-methyltransferase produces the protein MSDRGGQETAATAIPMFNVVLVEPEIPPNTGNIGRLCLATGSTLHLVKPLGFSIDDRELKRAGLDYWKEVDLRLWDSFEQLRQDNASSRFFLLTTKTDRAYYDIHFRPGDFLVFGRETKGLPEPLLRDHADELLTIPMRGTRSLNLATAVGIVLFEAMRQRR, from the coding sequence ATGAGCGATCGCGGCGGTCAAGAGACCGCCGCTACAGCAATTCCAATGTTCAACGTCGTCCTGGTCGAACCGGAGATCCCGCCGAACACGGGCAATATTGGCCGGCTTTGCCTGGCGACGGGCTCGACCTTGCATCTGGTCAAGCCGCTTGGATTTTCGATCGACGATCGCGAACTGAAACGGGCCGGGCTCGATTACTGGAAGGAAGTCGACCTGCGGCTCTGGGATTCTTTCGAACAGCTTCGCCAGGATAACGCGAGCAGCCGGTTCTTTTTGCTCACCACGAAAACCGACCGGGCCTATTACGATATTCATTTTCGGCCTGGCGATTTCCTGGTGTTCGGACGCGAAACCAAAGGCCTGCCTGAACCCCTGCTTCGGGATCATGCCGACGAATTACTCACCATTCCGATGCGAGGGACCCGCAGCCTGAATCTCGCCACCGCCGTCGGAATTGTCCTGTTCGAGGCAATGCGCCAACGGCGTTGA
- the purL gene encoding phosphoribosylformylglycinamidine synthase subunit PurL translates to MSVTTDPVVTPEIVAKHGLMPEEFERIKEILGRDPNFTELGIFSVMWSEHCSYKNSRRELKKFPTSGPNILVKAGEENAGVVDIGDGWAVAFKIESHNHPSAIEPFQGAATGVGGIIRDIFTMGARPEFCLNSLRFGPITGNSPNVKSNRRLFSGVVAGIAHYGNCIGLPTIGGEIYFDESFEGNPLVNVFCLGVLRHEQLARGAASGVGNPVFYVGAETGRDGLAGAAFASRELTDESKQDRPAVQVGDPFKEKLLLEACLELLATDAVAGIQDMGAAGLTCSTCETASRGGTGVEIDLAKVPKREPGMTPYEILLSESQERMLIIAKRGKENVVREIFDKWDVPCAEIGRVTDDGMMRVRNNGSLAAEIPAKPLADEAPLYSREAKKGTADNTDDADWMQKISESSAKSAVESLRQLLREPTIASKNWVYRQYDHMVRTGTVVWPGSDAAVFRVRAANKILAATTDCNSLYCALDPREGGRIAVAEAARNLTCSGAAPLAVTDNLNFGNPYKPENFWQLREAVEGLAETCRAFGTPVVGGNVSLYNESPAGAVDPTPTVAMVGLIDDEAHITTQFFKAAGDVVILVGEIGHEMGATHFLKVCHGRKQGLPPRLDVERELAVQNSVRELIRAGLVRSAHDCSEGGLAVALAECCFNPAGLLGAEIRLDSNALRIEQILFNESQSRILISVAEDKAAEVLERLKKSGTPAQRLGVTGGESLSIAIDQESVRWPVAELHDDWDNSIERTLAAD, encoded by the coding sequence ATGTCCGTTACAACTGATCCAGTAGTCACCCCTGAAATTGTCGCCAAACACGGCCTGATGCCCGAGGAATTCGAACGCATCAAAGAAATTCTGGGGCGCGACCCAAATTTCACCGAGCTCGGCATTTTTTCCGTAATGTGGAGCGAGCATTGTTCCTACAAAAATTCACGGCGCGAATTGAAGAAATTTCCCACCTCGGGCCCGAACATTTTGGTGAAGGCCGGCGAGGAAAATGCGGGCGTCGTCGATATCGGGGACGGGTGGGCGGTGGCGTTCAAGATCGAAAGCCACAATCATCCGAGCGCCATCGAGCCGTTCCAGGGCGCGGCCACCGGCGTCGGCGGGATCATTCGCGATATTTTCACGATGGGCGCGCGCCCGGAGTTTTGCCTGAATTCGTTGCGCTTTGGCCCGATCACCGGCAACTCGCCGAATGTGAAGTCAAACCGCCGCCTGTTCAGTGGCGTCGTCGCCGGGATTGCGCATTACGGAAACTGCATCGGCCTTCCGACGATCGGCGGCGAAATTTATTTCGACGAGAGCTTCGAAGGAAACCCGCTGGTGAATGTTTTTTGCCTGGGCGTGCTGCGCCACGAGCAACTGGCTCGCGGCGCGGCGAGTGGAGTTGGCAACCCGGTCTTTTATGTCGGCGCCGAAACCGGTCGCGATGGGCTGGCCGGCGCGGCGTTCGCTTCGCGAGAGTTGACGGACGAATCGAAGCAGGACCGGCCCGCCGTCCAGGTGGGCGACCCGTTCAAGGAAAAGCTGCTTTTGGAAGCCTGCCTCGAACTTCTGGCGACGGACGCGGTGGCCGGCATCCAGGATATGGGAGCGGCCGGGTTGACCTGTTCGACCTGCGAAACCGCCAGCCGCGGCGGGACCGGCGTCGAAATCGACCTGGCGAAGGTTCCCAAGCGCGAGCCGGGGATGACGCCATACGAAATCCTGCTCAGCGAATCGCAGGAGCGCATGTTGATCATTGCCAAGCGCGGCAAGGAGAATGTCGTGCGAGAGATTTTCGATAAGTGGGATGTGCCGTGCGCGGAGATTGGCCGGGTCACGGATGACGGCATGATGCGCGTCCGAAACAACGGATCGCTGGCCGCCGAAATTCCAGCGAAACCGCTCGCGGATGAAGCGCCGCTCTATTCGCGGGAAGCGAAGAAAGGAACCGCGGATAACACGGATGACGCGGATTGGATGCAGAAAATATCCGAGTCATCCGCGAAATCCGCGGTTGAATCTCTTCGCCAACTGCTGCGCGAACCGACGATCGCTTCCAAGAACTGGGTTTATCGCCAATACGACCACATGGTCCGAACCGGCACCGTGGTCTGGCCGGGATCGGATGCCGCGGTGTTCCGGGTCCGGGCAGCAAACAAGATTTTGGCTGCGACCACCGATTGCAATTCGCTCTATTGCGCGCTGGATCCGCGCGAGGGCGGGCGCATCGCCGTCGCCGAAGCGGCGCGCAATCTCACCTGTTCGGGAGCAGCGCCCCTCGCCGTGACCGACAATCTGAATTTCGGAAACCCATACAAGCCCGAAAACTTCTGGCAGTTGCGGGAAGCGGTGGAGGGTCTTGCCGAAACCTGCCGCGCCTTCGGCACCCCGGTCGTTGGCGGAAATGTTTCCTTATATAATGAAAGCCCCGCTGGTGCGGTCGACCCCACGCCCACCGTCGCAATGGTCGGATTGATCGACGACGAAGCCCATATCACGACACAGTTTTTCAAAGCCGCGGGGGACGTCGTTATTCTCGTGGGCGAAATCGGCCACGAGATGGGCGCGACCCATTTCCTGAAGGTTTGCCACGGCCGCAAGCAAGGGTTGCCTCCCCGGCTCGACGTCGAGCGTGAACTTGCCGTCCAAAATTCGGTCCGCGAACTGATTCGAGCCGGGCTGGTCAGGAGCGCCCACGATTGCTCCGAGGGCGGCCTCGCCGTCGCGTTGGCGGAGTGCTGCTTCAATCCGGCGGGACTCCTCGGCGCCGAAATCCGTCTCGATAGCAACGCCCTGCGGATCGAACAAATCCTCTTCAACGAGTCGCAATCCCGGATTCTGATTTCGGTCGCGGAGGACAAAGCCGCCGAGGTCTTGGAACGGCTCAAGAAATCCGGC
- a CDS encoding peptidoglycan-binding protein, with protein sequence MKTFLLSILSCAISMGSVLGAAEQDQDAVKQPKSKNRPAPPAPRQVNAQPRTIPQTPRVQRNVNVTPQMQNRVQPPNQYKVYNPNVQARTRVPNNPPVRVPNQNAPRSTALAQTDVTTPNTDWRTRRPMAPQKPTTTTQSNTNVQNRDWQNRTDRHRNWQNHNNTSGTFTFEQARRHHDRRHHDRHWWRSHYSRIALFGGGYYYWNNNYWYPAYGYDPYYSTYAYDEPIYGYNNLDPGQVIANVQSALQEQGYYRDEVDGLIGPATREALANYQQDHGLPVTSAIDGPTLESLGLN encoded by the coding sequence ATGAAAACATTCCTACTTTCAATTCTTTCCTGCGCGATCTCGATGGGGTCCGTTCTCGGCGCCGCCGAACAGGACCAGGACGCGGTGAAGCAGCCGAAGAGCAAGAATCGCCCGGCGCCACCGGCGCCCCGGCAGGTGAACGCTCAGCCGCGAACCATTCCGCAGACCCCAAGGGTCCAGCGGAACGTGAACGTGACGCCGCAAATGCAGAACCGCGTTCAGCCGCCCAATCAATACAAGGTTTACAATCCCAACGTGCAGGCGCGGACCCGGGTGCCGAATAATCCGCCGGTCAGGGTGCCGAACCAGAATGCGCCGCGGTCGACTGCGCTGGCCCAGACAGACGTGACGACGCCGAACACCGATTGGCGGACCCGACGTCCGATGGCGCCGCAAAAACCGACGACCACGACGCAATCGAACACCAATGTGCAAAATCGCGATTGGCAGAACCGAACGGACCGGCACCGGAACTGGCAGAACCATAACAACACCTCGGGGACGTTTACTTTTGAGCAGGCGCGTCGCCACCATGACCGCCGCCACCACGACCGCCACTGGTGGAGAAGCCATTACAGCCGGATCGCCCTTTTTGGCGGAGGCTATTACTACTGGAACAACAATTATTGGTACCCGGCGTATGGCTACGATCCGTATTACAGCACCTATGCCTACGATGAGCCGATCTATGGATACAACAATTTGGATCCGGGGCAGGTGATCGCGAATGTCCAAAGCGCGCTCCAGGAGCAGGGCTATTACCGCGACGAAGTCGATGGATTAATCGGTCCCGCCACCCGGGAGGCCCTCGCTAATTATCAACAGGACCACGGTTTGCCAGTCACTTCCGCCATTGACGGGCCGACCCTGGAGTCGCTCGGGCTTAACTGA
- a CDS encoding aspartate aminotransferase family protein gives MAFDLKEIVAARLGENYQLHERHLNRTLVAAQRVIGFDKVYARAEGAYLYDMDNAAYLDFLSGYSVFNIGRNHPVLKKAIRDVLELDLPNMVQMDCSLLSGLLAEAVTKRTPPHLDAVFFCNSGTEAMEGALKFARAATQRKRVISLESAFHGLSLGSLSLMGCESFTEGFGPLMAGFETRVALDDIETLERELAKRDVAAFVIEPVQGKGCKSPKTDFFIRAQELCRKHGTLFLCDEIQTGLGRTGKMFGFEHWNLEPDIITLAKSLSGGYVPCGAIVTRREIYQKTFSRMDRCVVHSTTFGRNNLAMACGLASLEVIDDENLVENSAKMGALLLERIDALRSKHSFIKEVRGKGLIIAVEFHEPTEFKLKMGWKLLHKVDKVLFAQMVVTQMLSKHRILTQVAGHAMDVIKILPPLIIREREVELFVNALDDVLTECRKFPGPMWEIGQNFVRHALGSKRPAADRQPISA, from the coding sequence ATGGCATTCGATCTGAAGGAAATCGTGGCAGCGCGGCTGGGGGAGAATTACCAGCTGCACGAGCGCCACCTCAACCGCACCCTCGTCGCCGCGCAGCGGGTGATCGGCTTCGACAAGGTCTATGCCCGCGCGGAAGGCGCTTATCTCTATGACATGGATAACGCCGCCTACCTCGATTTCCTGAGCGGCTACAGCGTTTTCAATATTGGGCGGAATCACCCCGTTCTGAAGAAGGCCATTCGCGATGTCCTCGAGCTCGACCTGCCGAACATGGTCCAGATGGATTGTTCGTTGCTTAGCGGGCTCCTGGCCGAGGCGGTCACCAAACGGACACCGCCGCATCTCGACGCGGTTTTCTTTTGTAACTCCGGGACGGAAGCAATGGAGGGGGCCCTAAAATTCGCGCGGGCCGCTACGCAAAGGAAGCGCGTCATTTCACTCGAGAGCGCCTTCCATGGCCTCAGCCTTGGCTCGCTCTCCCTGATGGGCTGCGAAAGTTTCACGGAAGGGTTTGGGCCGCTCATGGCGGGATTTGAGACGCGCGTTGCTCTCGACGATATAGAGACTCTGGAGCGCGAGCTGGCGAAACGGGACGTGGCCGCCTTTGTCATCGAGCCGGTCCAGGGAAAGGGGTGCAAATCGCCGAAGACGGATTTTTTCATCCGGGCGCAGGAGCTTTGCCGCAAACACGGGACGTTATTTCTCTGCGACGAAATCCAGACCGGTCTAGGGCGGACGGGAAAAATGTTCGGGTTCGAGCATTGGAATCTCGAGCCGGACATCATCACGCTCGCGAAGAGTCTGAGCGGCGGATACGTCCCGTGCGGCGCGATCGTGACCCGGCGCGAAATTTACCAGAAGACTTTCAGCCGGATGGACCGGTGCGTAGTTCATTCGACCACCTTCGGCCGCAACAATCTGGCCATGGCGTGCGGGCTCGCCTCCCTGGAGGTGATCGACGACGAGAACCTGGTCGAAAACTCCGCGAAGATGGGCGCGCTGTTGCTGGAGCGTATCGATGCCTTGCGCTCGAAGCACTCTTTCATCAAGGAAGTCCGGGGCAAAGGGCTCATCATCGCCGTTGAGTTTCATGAGCCCACCGAATTCAAACTGAAGATGGGCTGGAAGCTCCTTCACAAGGTGGACAAGGTTCTCTTCGCCCAAATGGTCGTGACCCAGATGCTGAGCAAGCATCGCATTCTCACCCAGGTCGCCGGTCACGCGATGGACGTGATCAAGATTCTGCCGCCGCTCATCATCCGCGAACGGGAAGTCGAGCTGTTCGTCAACGCGCTCGACGATGTCCTCACGGAGTGCCGCAAATTCCCCGGCCCGATGTGGGAAATCGGCCAGAATTTTGTCCGGCATGCGCTCGGTTCCAAGCGGCCCGCGGCAGATCGTCAGCCAATCTCGGCGTAA
- a CDS encoding protein arginine kinase — MKFANIMASGGEWLRGEGPHHQIVISSRVRLARNLKQRAFPGWAKKAERTQILELIKPRVEELPEMQDSFSELLQDLSALEKQVLVERHLISREHAAKGVGSAVIMNRRQTLSIMVNEEDHLRMQSIRSGLQLKSAFKLVDKVDSTLESKLDFAYDARLGYLTACPTNVGTGMRASAMLHLPGLVLSEMINQVIQAVNKIGLAVRGLYGEGTEAMGNLFQISNQTTLGEKEEEIISRLSKVIETIIEKEHDARQMLIQKKSNTLWDQIGRAYGVLTFAHAMTSKEALNLLSIIKLGVDLGAFPEDRRLPIDELFIDTQPAHLQKSSQQKLNAEERDHLRAQIIRERLRVFPKPDITKVAKESENGSSPEPQTNE, encoded by the coding sequence ATGAAGTTCGCGAACATCATGGCCAGCGGGGGCGAATGGCTCCGGGGAGAAGGGCCGCACCACCAGATCGTGATCAGCAGCCGGGTGCGGCTCGCTCGCAATCTCAAGCAGCGCGCTTTCCCAGGTTGGGCGAAGAAAGCGGAGCGCACCCAGATTCTCGAATTGATCAAGCCGCGCGTGGAAGAACTGCCGGAGATGCAGGATTCGTTTTCGGAATTATTGCAGGACCTTTCCGCGCTCGAAAAGCAGGTGCTGGTCGAGCGCCATCTGATCAGCCGGGAGCACGCCGCGAAAGGCGTGGGCAGCGCCGTGATCATGAACCGGCGCCAGACCCTCAGCATCATGGTGAACGAGGAAGATCATCTCCGGATGCAATCGATTCGCTCCGGCCTCCAGTTGAAAAGCGCCTTCAAGCTCGTCGATAAGGTCGACAGCACGCTCGAGTCAAAACTCGATTTCGCCTACGACGCGCGGCTGGGCTATCTCACCGCCTGCCCAACCAACGTGGGAACCGGGATGCGCGCTTCCGCGATGCTGCACCTGCCGGGGCTCGTCCTGAGTGAAATGATCAACCAGGTCATTCAAGCCGTGAACAAGATCGGCCTGGCCGTTCGTGGTCTTTATGGCGAAGGCACCGAAGCGATGGGGAACCTGTTCCAGATTTCAAATCAGACCACCCTCGGCGAGAAGGAGGAAGAGATCATCAGCCGCCTCAGCAAAGTCATCGAGACCATCATCGAAAAGGAACACGACGCGCGCCAGATGCTGATCCAGAAAAAATCGAACACGCTTTGGGACCAGATCGGCCGGGCCTATGGCGTGCTCACTTTTGCCCACGCGATGACTTCGAAGGAGGCGCTCAACCTTTTGTCGATCATTAAGCTCGGGGTCGATCTCGGAGCTTTCCCCGAAGATCGCCGCCTGCCGATCGACGAACTTTTCATCGATACCCAGCCGGCGCACTTGCAAAAAAGTTCCCAGCAGAAGCTAAACGCCGAGGAGCGAGACCATTTACGGGCCCAGATTATTCGCGAGCGTTTGCGAGTCTTCCCTAAACCTGATATTACTAAAGTGGCGAAGGAATCGGAAAACGGATCGAGTCCCGAGCCGCAAACCAATGAATAA
- a CDS encoding UvrB/UvrC motif-containing protein translates to MLCDVCKCNDATVFLTQILEGKMQKVNLCDACSKEKGVQDPTGFALADLLLGIGAAEEIEKGAPAQKCPVCGFTQADFKKTGRLGCSACYLTFAEGLGSLLKAMHKGTEHVGKFPQRAHREIELDDRMRALTEDLEKAVADENYENAAALRDQIKQLEHEKTS, encoded by the coding sequence ATGTTGTGCGACGTTTGCAAATGCAATGATGCGACAGTTTTCCTGACCCAAATTCTCGAGGGCAAAATGCAGAAGGTGAACCTCTGCGACGCCTGTTCGAAAGAGAAAGGGGTGCAGGATCCGACTGGATTTGCCCTGGCGGACCTCCTTCTCGGGATAGGGGCCGCGGAAGAGATCGAGAAAGGGGCGCCCGCGCAGAAGTGCCCGGTGTGCGGTTTCACCCAGGCGGATTTCAAGAAGACGGGCCGGCTCGGTTGCAGCGCCTGTTACCTCACTTTCGCCGAAGGCCTCGGCAGCTTGCTCAAGGCGATGCACAAGGGGACCGAGCATGTCGGCAAATTCCCGCAGCGCGCGCACCGCGAGATCGAGCTGGACGACCGGATGCGGGCGTTGACCGAGGACCTGGAAAAGGCGGTGGCCGACGAGAATTACGAAAACGCCGCGGCCTTGCGCGACCAGATCAAGCAGCTCGAACACGAGAAGACTTCCTGA
- the tal gene encoding transaldolase: MTTATAEEKTETKLSQLEQLKKFTVVVADTGDFQTIKEFQPRDATTNPSLIYAATQKEQYFQLLNDVLAERKNSGLSGAAQIEDIIDHLLIKFGCEILKIVPGRVSTETDARLSFNTEGSISKGRQLIKLYEEKGIERERILIKIASTWEGLLAAEQLQKEGIRCNLTLMFSLVQAVRAAEAKVQLISPFVGRIYDWFKKEMKRDYSGPEDPGVQSVTEIYSYYKKFGITTEVMGASFRNTGQIRELAGCDCLTISPELMKELSDSTDPIERKLDPEKAKSGKIDKLQLDEKTFRYGLNDNAMAYEKTGEGIRKFAADIVKLEKFVASKL, translated from the coding sequence ATGACGACAGCCACTGCCGAAGAAAAAACTGAAACAAAACTCAGCCAGCTCGAGCAGCTGAAAAAATTCACCGTGGTCGTCGCGGATACAGGCGACTTCCAGACCATCAAGGAGTTTCAGCCGCGGGATGCAACGACCAACCCGAGCCTCATCTATGCCGCGACGCAGAAGGAACAGTATTTCCAACTCCTGAATGATGTGCTGGCGGAGAGAAAGAATTCCGGATTATCGGGAGCGGCGCAGATCGAAGACATCATCGATCACCTGCTGATAAAGTTCGGCTGCGAAATCCTGAAAATCGTGCCCGGACGCGTCTCGACCGAGACCGACGCACGGCTCTCGTTCAATACCGAAGGCTCGATTAGCAAAGGCCGGCAACTGATCAAGCTTTACGAGGAAAAGGGGATCGAGCGCGAGCGCATCCTGATCAAGATCGCGTCGACCTGGGAAGGATTGCTGGCCGCCGAGCAACTGCAAAAAGAAGGAATTCGCTGCAACCTGACGCTGATGTTTTCCCTCGTCCAGGCCGTCCGGGCGGCCGAAGCCAAGGTTCAGCTCATCTCGCCTTTCGTCGGCCGGATTTACGACTGGTTCAAAAAAGAAATGAAGCGCGACTACTCGGGCCCGGAAGATCCCGGCGTTCAGTCAGTGACGGAGATTTATTCGTATTACAAGAAGTTCGGGATCACGACCGAGGTGATGGGCGCTAGCTTCCGGAACACAGGGCAAATTCGGGAGCTGGCCGGCTGCGATTGCCTGACCATTAGCCCCGAGCTGATGAAGGAGCTCTCGGATTCCACCGACCCGATCGAGCGCAAACTCGATCCCGAGAAAGCGAAGTCGGGAAAGATCGACAAGCTTCAGCTTGACGAGAAAACATTTCGATACGGGCTAAACGACAACGCGATGGCTTACGAAAAGACCGGGGAAGGAATTCGGAAATTCGCGGCGGATATCGTGAAGCTGGAGAAATTCGTCGCGAGCAAGCTGTGA